GGGGCCGGCCAACATGCCCAAGGACGTGGTCGACCGGCTCTCCAACGAGTTGGCCCGTGCGCTGGCGCAGCCGGCGATCAAGGCCAAGTTCGCGACTGCGGGAGCAGAGGTGCATTCGCTCGGCCCGGTCGAGTTCGCGGCCTTCGTCAAGGCGGACAATGAGAAGTGGTCCAGGCTCATCCGCGAGCGCAAGCTGCAACTCGACTGACCCCTTTCTCATGACAGACATGCATTTCAAGTTCAAGCCGTCGTGGCTTCTCGCCGTTGCCGCGCTCTGTGCTGCCGGCGCGCAGGCCCAAACCGTTCCGAAGACCATCCGCCTCATCGTGGCCTACCCCGCCGGCGGCGTGAGCGACGTGGTCGCGCGTGCGCTCGGCGACAGGCTCGCCGCGCAGCTGGGCACCACGGTGATCGTCGACAACCGCGCCGGTGCGAGCGGCGCTATCGGCATGGATGCGGTGGCCAAGGCCGCGCCCGACGGCGCGACGCTCGGCTTCTCGGCCATCAGCCCGCTGGTGCTGAGCCCGCACCTGGGCAAGCTGCCCTTCGATCCGCTCAAGGACATCGCGCCGGTCGCGAGCGTCATGTATTCGCCGGTGCTGCTGATCGCCACGCCCGCCAGCAAGGCCAAGGATTTCCGCGCGCTCATTGCCGATGCCAAGGCGCAGCCCGGCGCGGTGCGTTGGGCCACCTCGGGGCCGGCGTCGCTCGGGCACATCGTGCTGGAGCAGGTGAGGGCGACGACGGGTGTCGACATCACGCACGTGCCCTACAAGGGCGGCGGCCAGCAGCTCAACGATGCGCTGGGCGGGCAGTTCGAGATCCTGTCGACCAACGCGAGCCCGACGCTCACCTCGCACATCCAGTCGGGCAAGCTGCGGCCGCTGGCCGTGGGCGCGCCGGCGCGGCTCGAGAGCCTGCCGCAGGTGCCCACGCTGGGCGAGCTGGGCTACAACGCGGCGAACATCAATTCGCTGTTCGGCGTGTTCGCACCGGCCGCCACGCCGCCCGCGTTGATCGCGAAATACAACGCCGAGATCAACAAGGCCCTGGCCAGCCCCGAGCTGCGCGCCAAGCTCACTGCCACCGACAACGTGCCGACCGGCGGCACGGCCGCGGCCTTCGCCAAGGAGATCGCCTCGGAGTTCGAGAGCAACGGGCGCATCGTGAAGGCCGCGAACATCAAGGCGGATTGACGAATGACCCTGCGGCTTGCGGTTGGAATTTCCCTACCTTATAGTAGGTAGATGAACAACGCCGCCGCCGCCGCCGCCGCCGCCTCCGCCTCCGCCGCACTTGCTGCCGGCAGCACCCGAGACCAGATCCTCGGCGTGGCGCGCGGCCTCATCGAGACCCGCTCGTACCTGGGCTTCAGCTTCCAGGACGTGGCCAATGCGGTCGGCATTCGCAAGGCAAGCCTGTACCACCATTTTCCGACCAAGGAAGCGCTGGGCGTCGCGGTGATCCGGCAGGCCACCCAGTACTTCAAGGACTGGGATGCGGCCCGCGAGCGAAAGCCCGAGGACGCCCTCGACTCGTATTTCCGCATGTACCGCAACACACTCAAGGCCGGCTCGGGCATGTGCCCCGCAGGGTCGTTGGCGCCGGGGTGGGATTGCATCAACGAAGAGCTGCGCCAGGCGGTGCAGGAGCTGCGCCACACGCAGGTGCTGTGGCTTACCGGCGTGCTGGGCGCGCTGGCGCCGGCAGGGGCGCGGAAGAAAGGCGCCTCCCCGGTCGCTGCGCAGGCCAGCTATGTGTTCTCGGTGTGCCAGGGCGCGCTGCTCGCATCGCGCATGACGGGGCGTGTCGAAGACTTCGACGAAGCCATCGCGCAACTCAGGAGTTCATTGCCCGGCTGATGGCCGGGCGGCATCGCAGGCACGCCAGGGCGTGCTTATTTTTTAATCTCATAGCCTACCGATTGGATGGTAGTTTTAACGCAAGGAGCATCCATGAAAGCCGTCATTTCCGCCTACGCCCGCTCGCCCTTCCACTTCGCGAAGAAGGGCGCGCTCGCCGAGGTGCGCCCCGATACGCTGGCCGCCGGTGTGGTCAAGGGTCTGCTGCAGCGCACCGACCTCGACCCCGCGCTACTCGAAGACATCGTTCTCGGCTGCGCCTACCCCGAGGCCTCGCAGGGCAACAACGTGGCGCGCATCGTCGGCCTGCTGGCCGGGTTGCCGCACGAGGTGGGCGGCATGACGGTGAACCGCTTCTGCGGCTCGTCGATGCAGGCCGTGCACATCGCCGCGGCGCAGATCGAGGCGGGCATGGGCGAGGCCTTCTTGTGCGTCGGCGTGGAGTCGATGACGATGGTGCCGCAGGGCGGCTTCAACTTCTCGCCCAGCCCCGAGCTGCTGGCCAATACCGACGCCTACATCTCGATGGGTGAGACCGCCGAGAACGTCGCGCAGCGCTGGAACGTGAGCCGCGCCGACCAGGAGGCGTTCGCGGTGGAATCGCATCGCAAGGCTGCCGCCGCGCGCGCCGAAGGCCGGCTCGCAGGAGAGATCGTGCCGGTGCGCCTGGCCTCGGGCGACGTGGTCGATGCCGATGGCTGCATCCGCCCGGCGACCTCCACCGAAGCACTGGCGAACCTCAAGCCCGCGTTCCGCCCCGATGGCGTGGTGACGGCCGGCACCTCGTCGCCGCTCACCGACGGCGCGGCCGTCGTGCTCGTGACCAGCGACGCCTTTGCCGCCAAGCACGGCCTGCAGATGCTCGCGCGCATCAAGTCGTTCGCGACCGTGGGCGTGGACCCAGCCATCATGGGCATCGGCCCGATCCCTGCGACCCGCAAGGCACTCGCACGCGCGGGGCTGACCGCGGCAGACCTCGACGTGATCGAGATCAACGAAGCCTTCTCGTCGCAGGCGCTCGCGTGCATCCGCGACCTGGGCCTCGACCCGGCAAAGATCAACCTCGACGGCGGCGGCCTCTCCATCGGCCATCCGCTGGGCGCGACCGGTGCGCGCATCACGGGCAAGGCGGCGTCGCTGCTGGTGCGCGAGAAGGGCCGCTACGCGCTGGCCACGCAGTGCATCGGCGGCGGGCAGGGCATCGCGACCATCCTCGAACGCGTCTGACGGAAAGTTGAGAATGTGCGAAGGCACGACAAGGAGACCTCATGGCCGCACCCACTGACACCGGCGCCAGGCGCGCGCTGTACCTCGAAGACCTCTCGGTCGGCGATCGTTTCCAGAGCGGCGAACACGCGCTCGACGTGGCGCAGATCAAGGCCTTCGCGCTGCAGTTCGATCCGCAGCCCTTTCACACGGATGAAGAGGCCGCGAAGAACACCTTCTTCGGCGGCCTCGCGGCGAGCGGCTGGCATACCGCGGCGCTCACGATGAAGCTGCTGGTGGAAAGCGGTGTGCCGCTGGCCGACGGGATCATCGGTTCGGGCGGCGAGCTGCAGTGGCCCAAGCCGACGCGGCCCGGCGACGTGCTGCATGTGCTGAGCGAGGTGGTCGACATCACGCCCTCGCGCTCCAAGCCCGGCCGCGCGATGGTGACGATGCGCTGCCAGACGCGCAACCAGCGTGGCGAGGTGGTTCAGTACTTCACGCCGAAGCTGGTGGTGCACAGCCGGCCTGTGTCGGGCTGAGCTCTCGGGCTCAGACGACGCGCAGGCCCAGCTCTTCGACCAGCGATGCGGCCTGCCGGTGCGAGATGGTCGCGCCCTTGAACTGCGCGGCGTTGGCAAGGCGCAGGCCGCCCAGGTCGGCATCGCGCAGGTCCGCGCCTTCGAAGCGCGCGAGCTTCAGGTGCGCATTGCGCAGGCTCCCGCCCTCGAACACCGCCTCGCGGAAATCGCAGCCCGACAGGTCGGCTTCGGAGAAGTCCAGTTGCGCGAGCGTCTGCTTGCGGAAAGACAAGCTGCGCAGATGGGCATCGACCAGCAGCGAATCCTTGAAGACGATGCCCAGTGCCGAGACTTCGGCGAAGTGCGCGCCCGTGAGCTTCACGCCCGTGAAGAGCGCGGAAGCGAGCTTGGCGCGCGTCCATTGGGTGTTGTTCAGATCGCAGTCCTGGAAGCGCGCATTCGTGAGGTCTGCGAGACCGAAGTCGGCTTGCCGCGCCCTGCATCCAGTCCAGCGCGTTTCCGACAGCAGGGCACGCTCGAAAGATGCTTCGGCGAACTGGCACAGCGTGAACTGCGCGCCGCGCAGGTCGAGCCGGGAAAGGTCTGCTTCGTCGAAGTCGCAGCGCTCGAAATGCAGGGGCGCTTCGCGGTCTTGCAGGCAGGCGAGCAGGTCGGCGCGGGACCAGGTCTGGTCGGAAATCACGGAGGCGGTGGTCACGTTCATGTGTAGTTGCCGCCGGTCAAGGCACGCAGCTCTTCGGCGGTGAAGCCGGCGCGTTCGCGGGCTTCGAGATTGAATGGCGGCCTGATCCGTGGCGCGTCGTAGCGCGCCACGAGCGCCGGGTAGTTCGCTTCGGCATCGAGGCCCGCGCGCTCGCAGAGCCAGCGGTACCAGTGGTTGCCGATGGCGACGTGGCCCACCTCGTCGCGCAGGATGATGTCCAGGATCTCCACCGCGCGCAGTGCATCGGGCGTGTTGACGCGCTTCAACTTCGCCTGGATCAGCGGCGTGGCGTCGAGCCCGCGCGCCTCGAGCGTGCGCGGCACCAGCGCCATGCGGGCGAGCACGTCGTCCTTCGTTTTCTCGCACATGTTCCAGAGGCCATCGTGGCCGGGGAAGTCGCCGTAGCGGTAGCCCATGTCCTGCAGGTGCGCATGCAGCAGCGTGAAGTGCAAAGCCTCTTCGTCGGCCACGCGCAGCCAGTCGCGGTAGTAGGCCTCGGGCATGCCGTCGTAGCGCCAGACCGCATCGAGCGCGAGGTTGATCGCGTTGAACTCGATGTGGCAGATCGAATGGATCAGCGACGCGCGGCCTTCGGGCGTGAAGGGCGAGCGCTTCTGCACCGCGGTGGCGGACACGCGCTCGGGCTTCTCGGGGCGGCCCGGAACGCCCACATCATCGCCTTCGGTGCGGATCGGGTCGGTTGCTATGGAATCGGTAGCGGCCAGCGCCGCCGTGGCGCGCGTTGCGGCCACCTTCTGTTCAGGATCGGTCAGTCGCAGCGCGGCCAGCGCGCTCAATCGGGGGTGCATCCCTACAATTCTAGTTTTTGCCCCCGGAGACCCCACGATGGCCCTCTATGAACTCGACGGCGTTGCGCCGCAACTCGCCCCCGGCGCCTGGGTCGCCGACAGCGCGGAGGTGATCGGCAACGTGAAGCTCGGCGAGAACGCAAGCATCTGGTTCGGCGCCGTGCTGCGCGGGGACAACGAGACCATGACCATCGGCCGCAACAGCAATGTGCAGGACATGTCGATGCTGCATTCCGATCCCGGCAGCCCACTCACCGTGGGCGAGAACGTCACCATCGGCCACCAGGTCATGCTGCATGGCTGCACCATCGGCGACAACTCGCTCATCGGCATCCAGGCGGTGGTCTTGAATAACGCGAAGATCGGCCGCAATTCGATCGTTGGCGCCGGCAGCGTGGTGACCGAGGGCAAGGAGTTTCCCGACAATTCCCTGATCTTCGGCTCGCCCGCCAAGGTGATGCGCACGATCAGCGACGAAGACGCTGCCCGGCTGCGTCACGGTTCCGACCATTACGTCGAAAACGCCGTTCGCTACGCGAAGGGCCTCAAGAAAATCGCCTGACCCCGCGCAGGCCCAACAGAAAGAAGAATCCGTTTTGAGCGAGCTGCACAAATTCCTGTTCGATGGCCTGCCGGTGCGCGGCATGATCGTGCGCCTGACCGATGCGTGGCAGGAGATCCTTGCGCGGCGCGCCTCCAACACCGCCACCGGCGCCTACCCGCCGCCCGTGGCCGAGCTGCTCGGCGAGATGACCGCCGCGGCCACGCTGATGCAGGCCAACATCAAGTTCAACGGCGCGCTGATCCTGCAGATCTTCGGCGACGGTCCGGTCAAGGTGGCCGTGGCCGAGGCCAAGCCCGACCTCAGCTTGCGCGCCACCGCCAAGGTGATCGGCGACCTGCCGGCCGATGCGCGCCTGCCCGACATGGTCAACGTGAGCAACAAGGGCCGCTGCGCGATCACGCTCGACCCGAAGGACAAGCTCCCGGGTGCCACGCCGTACCAGGGCGTCGTGCCGCTCTTCGGCGACGAAGGCGAGAAGCTCGGCAAGTTGAGCGACGTGCTGCAGCACTACATGCTGCAGAGCGAGCAGCTCGACACCACGCTGGTGCTCGCGGCCGACGACAAGGTGGCGGCGGGCCTCCTGATCCAGCGCCTGCCGGTGAAGGGCGAGGGCAACCTCGAAGGCACCTCGGACAAGGACCGCGACCAGGCCAACGAAGACCAGATCGGCCGAAACGAGGACTACAACCGCATCTCGATCCTGGCCTCGAGCCTGACGCGCGACGAGTTGCTCACGCTCGACATCGAGACCATCCTTCGGCGCCTCTTCTGGGAAGAGAAGCTGCTGCGCTTCGAGCCGCAGGCTGGTCTCCTGGGCCCGCATTTCGCATGCACCTGCGGCCGCGAGCGCGTGGCGCAGATGATCCGCGGGCTCGGCGTCGAAGAGGCCGAGGAAATCCTCGCCGAGCGCGGCGACATCGAGGTGGGCTGCGACTTCTGCGGCAAGCAGTACCGCTTCGACGCGATCGATGCGGCGCAGATCTTCAGGCCGCCGACGGACCAGATTCCGGGCAGTCCGATCGTTCAGTAAGTCGCACTGATGTCAGCGGAGGTGCGCAAGACGCCACCGCCGATGGCTATGTCGTTGCGTGCCGATTCGAGTCCGGCTTGGCAGCACTTCCAGCGAGCGACCCGCCATGCCGGGTCGCTCACGCCGGTCCGCGTGAGACTACTTAATGGGCGACTTCCTGCACGTCGTGGAGTCAATGCCAAAAGAAACCTGCCGAGCGCGAGACGCCTTGACGGACTGAACAGTAGCCCCAGGAGTGCGAGGGGGAAAGTCGCTTGAGCTACCTGTGGAACGGTAGCAGTCGAGCCACAGTCGATCACGTCGATACAACTTAAAGACTCACCGATTGATTCGACGGCGTGACATTTATTGCGCATGCCGTGTGAATCTCTGCGCGTTGAATCTTGTTGACATTTGCTATGCGGAGGTCCTCGGAAAAATTCGGATCCATTGATGCCAGTGTCAGTGGGCCAGCATGTTGCGCCTGCGCCGCGCTTGGCTGTCACGTTGCGCGATCCCAGGGAAAAAAAGAAACATGAACAAGTCGCTTTATAGAGTCGTCTTCAACCGTGCGCGCGGTATTCGCATGGTGGTGCAAGAAACAGCGGCAAGCGACGGCAAGGGGACCAATAAGGCAACGGATGGATCGGCAGCAACAGCACCAGCGAAGGTGGCGGCTGCCGTGGTGTTATTCGGCGCGCTGGTGGCGTTACCCGGACAGGCCCAGATCGTGGGTGCCCCCAACGTTCCCGGCAACCTGCGTCCCACCGTGCTGGTGGCACCCAACGGCGTGCCGCTCATCAACATTCAGACGCCTTCGGCAGCGGGTGTTTCGCGCAACGTCTTCAACCAGTTGAACGTCGGACCCAACGGCGCGATCTTCAACAACAGCCGCACGAATGCGCAGACGCAGTTAGGCAGCATCGAGCAGTAAAAAATATTACTATGACACAAATACGAAAAAATTTTACGAAGAAAATACCACTATTGTTGCCCCTAGAAAGATTCAAAAGCTTCTTGAGAATTCCACATTTGAGCGAGGCATCAAGAAAGCCATGGATGTTCTTGGCATCAAATATGATTAGAGATCATGAAAATATTTACAAGCAAACTAATGGAAGGGTATTTTTTCGAAAATCGCCCTCGCCCTTTGATCCCAGATAAATTGGAGAGAACTTTTTTGAGTCTTCCTTTTTTCGAGCTGCAGGGCTGCGTATTTTTCGATTATCTAGTAAAACCAGAATCGAGAGGGAAGTTTAATTTTCATCGATATGGCAACAGATCAAGATGCGAAGCATCCGTAAATGGATTCCATTTGCAGGATTTTTGCGACAAGAAAAAATCTACAATCCCTATTGGCTTTTTATTTTTTGAGGAGTTCGTGAAAATTTGGAGGCGAAGATCTGATGAAAATGTTGTGATTTATTTTGGAATAACTCCTCCCGAAGAAGAGTTTGGCCCCGATGTGACCTTCACGTTTCACAAGAAGCGTGAAAATGAAACATGGATGAACCTGGAAAGCATTGAGAAATTGGACACTGCCTTTATGGTTGTTGAGATTTGATTAATTGATCTGATTTTAAATAAAATCCTCAAGAGGAATCGAGGGGGGAATTTGCTTTGAAATTTGAAATGAAATAAATAATAAAGGGGAGTCTGATTTGAAACGCAAACTGCTGGTGACTGCTATGGCAGCCAGCCCACTTCTGGCCTTTGCCCAGCAATCCTCAACAACGCCGCAGCCCTTCGTCGAGCAGCAACGCCAGCAGGAGCGTGAACGCGCCTTGCGCGAGCTGAACGAACGCGCTGCCGACCAACGCCCGCAGGCGGCCCCGCCAGCGCCCGCCCAACGCATCCCCGAATCCGAGTCCCCGTGCTTTCGCATCGACCGTGTGCTGTTGGTCGGCGAGCAGGCCGACGCTTTCCAATGGGTCGTTGCCGATCTTTCAGGACCCGAGGGCAATGACTCGCCCATCGGCCGATGTCTCGGCACAGCCGGTGTTAACGTGGTCCTCGCACGAGCCCAGCAAGCCGCCATTGCCCGCGGCTACGTTACGACCCGCGTGCTGGCCGCACCGCAGGATCTGTCTACCGGCACCCTGACCCTGTCGCTCGTGCCCGGCCGTATCGCAGCTATTCGGACAACGTCCGATTCTTCGTCCACGTTGCTCGACAGCTCCGCCTTGCTGGCCACGGCCATTCCGGCACGCCCCGGCGATCTGCTGAATCTGCGCGACATAGAGCAAGGCTTGGAGAATCTCAAGCGCGCCCCCACCGCCGAAGCCGACATCCAGATCGAACCATCGACAGCGCCGAACGCTAGGCCGGGCGACAGTGATCTTGTCGTCAAGTACGTGCAGTCCAAGAAATGGCGCGTCAATCTGAGCCTGGACGACAGCGGCACCAAGGCCACGGGTCGCAACCAGGCCGGTGTCACCGTCTCGCTCGACAACCCACTGGGCCTGAACGATCTGTTCTACCTCAGCGCCAACCACAGCATCAACAGCCACTTCCTTTCGGAGCCGAGCTACGGCACCGAAGGTCAGGTCGCCCACTATTCCTTGCCCTTCGGCTACTGGATGCTCGGCTTCACGGCGACGAACAGCCAGTACCACCAGAGCGTTGCTGGCCTGAACGGCGACATCGTCTATGCCGGCAAGACCAACAATGCCGAGGTCAAGCTCTCACGCCTGGTCTACCGCGACCAGAGCCGCAAGACGACGGTGGCGATCAAGGGCTTCCGCCGCGAGTCGCGCAGCTTCATCGAAGACCAGGAGATTGAGGTACAGCACCGCGTGGTCGGCGGTTGGGAGCTGAGCCTGGGCCACAAGGAATACATCGGCGAAGCCACGCTCGAAGGCACGCTGGCCTACAAGCGCGGCACTGGCGGCTTCGGCTCGCGCACCGCACCGGAAGAAGAGTTCGGCGAGGGCACTTCGCGCCTGAGACTCTATACGGCCGACATCAGCCTCAACGCGCCGTTCAAGCTCGGCGAGCAGAAGCTGCGCTACTCGGGCCTCATCCGCGCGCAGTGGAACCGCACGCCGCTGACGCCGCAAGACCGCTTCGCCATTGGCGGGCGCTACACGGTGCGCGGCTTCGATGGCGAGACGAACCTCATGGGCGAGCGCGGCTGGCTGCTGCGCAACGATATCGGCTGGGCCATGGGGCAGAGCGGCGCCGAGCTCTATGCGGGCATGGACTACGGACATGTCGGCGGGCGCTCCACCATCGACACGCTTGGCCGTAATCTCGCAGGTGCCGTGGTCGGCGTGCGTGGACAGTGGAGCAAGCTGAGCTACGACTTTTTCGTCGGCGCACCCATCAGCAAGCCCCAGGGCTATCGAACGGCGAAGGGCACGCTTGGGCTCAATCTGAGTGCGACTTTTTGAAGCACTTCGGGGTGCGCGGCTGCTTTCGGCCGCGCGTCGCGTTCGAGCAATTAGCGCATCACCTTCACCATCGCGGCCAAGCGTTCGTTCGCGAAACCTGCTTCCAGCGATCGGTCGAACAACCCCATCAGGAAATCCGGAAAACTCGCATCGAGCCCGGCTTCCCGCGCCTGCTTCACGAAAAGCCGGCCCGAGCCCGCGCAAGTGGCCATCGAGCTCTCGGGCTCGCCGTAGCGGTTGGCGTGGATGGCTTGGCCCTCGGCGCTGATCATTTCGCCGAGCACCGGCGAGATCGCGCCGATCATCTGCGAGAAGGCGTCCACCCCCAGCCCTTCGGCCTCGCAGATGCGCACGCCGTGGAAGAACCCGCTCATCGCGCCGAACATGCACGAGAGCGTGGCCAGATCCCACGCCGCCGCGTTGCCGATGGGTTCGCCCATGTACTGGATGTTTCCGGCAATGGCTTCGA
This region of Variovorax sp. RKNM96 genomic DNA includes:
- a CDS encoding ferritin-like domain-containing protein; the encoded protein is MHPRLSALAALRLTDPEQKVAATRATAALAATDSIATDPIRTEGDDVGVPGRPEKPERVSATAVQKRSPFTPEGRASLIHSICHIEFNAINLALDAVWRYDGMPEAYYRDWLRVADEEALHFTLLHAHLQDMGYRYGDFPGHDGLWNMCEKTKDDVLARMALVPRTLEARGLDATPLIQAKLKRVNTPDALRAVEILDIILRDEVGHVAIGNHWYRWLCERAGLDAEANYPALVARYDAPRIRPPFNLEARERAGFTAEELRALTGGNYT
- a CDS encoding tripartite tricarboxylate transporter substrate binding protein, whose translation is MHFKFKPSWLLAVAALCAAGAQAQTVPKTIRLIVAYPAGGVSDVVARALGDRLAAQLGTTVIVDNRAGASGAIGMDAVAKAAPDGATLGFSAISPLVLSPHLGKLPFDPLKDIAPVASVMYSPVLLIATPASKAKDFRALIADAKAQPGAVRWATSGPASLGHIVLEQVRATTGVDITHVPYKGGGQQLNDALGGQFEILSTNASPTLTSHIQSGKLRPLAVGAPARLESLPQVPTLGELGYNAANINSLFGVFAPAATPPALIAKYNAEINKALASPELRAKLTATDNVPTGGTAAAFAKEIASEFESNGRIVKAANIKAD
- a CDS encoding thiolase family protein — encoded protein: MKAVISAYARSPFHFAKKGALAEVRPDTLAAGVVKGLLQRTDLDPALLEDIVLGCAYPEASQGNNVARIVGLLAGLPHEVGGMTVNRFCGSSMQAVHIAAAQIEAGMGEAFLCVGVESMTMVPQGGFNFSPSPELLANTDAYISMGETAENVAQRWNVSRADQEAFAVESHRKAAAARAEGRLAGEIVPVRLASGDVVDADGCIRPATSTEALANLKPAFRPDGVVTAGTSSPLTDGAAVVLVTSDAFAAKHGLQMLARIKSFATVGVDPAIMGIGPIPATRKALARAGLTAADLDVIEINEAFSSQALACIRDLGLDPAKINLDGGGLSIGHPLGATGARITGKAASLLVREKGRYALATQCIGGGQGIATILERV
- a CDS encoding Hsp33 family molecular chaperone HslO, with translation MSELHKFLFDGLPVRGMIVRLTDAWQEILARRASNTATGAYPPPVAELLGEMTAAATLMQANIKFNGALILQIFGDGPVKVAVAEAKPDLSLRATAKVIGDLPADARLPDMVNVSNKGRCAITLDPKDKLPGATPYQGVVPLFGDEGEKLGKLSDVLQHYMLQSEQLDTTLVLAADDKVAAGLLIQRLPVKGEGNLEGTSDKDRDQANEDQIGRNEDYNRISILASSLTRDELLTLDIETILRRLFWEEKLLRFEPQAGLLGPHFACTCGRERVAQMIRGLGVEEAEEILAERGDIEVGCDFCGKQYRFDAIDAAQIFRPPTDQIPGSPIVQ
- a CDS encoding ShlB/FhaC/HecB family hemolysin secretion/activation protein; protein product: MAASPLLAFAQQSSTTPQPFVEQQRQQERERALRELNERAADQRPQAAPPAPAQRIPESESPCFRIDRVLLVGEQADAFQWVVADLSGPEGNDSPIGRCLGTAGVNVVLARAQQAAIARGYVTTRVLAAPQDLSTGTLTLSLVPGRIAAIRTTSDSSSTLLDSSALLATAIPARPGDLLNLRDIEQGLENLKRAPTAEADIQIEPSTAPNARPGDSDLVVKYVQSKKWRVNLSLDDSGTKATGRNQAGVTVSLDNPLGLNDLFYLSANHSINSHFLSEPSYGTEGQVAHYSLPFGYWMLGFTATNSQYHQSVAGLNGDIVYAGKTNNAEVKLSRLVYRDQSRKTTVAIKGFRRESRSFIEDQEIEVQHRVVGGWELSLGHKEYIGEATLEGTLAYKRGTGGFGSRTAPEEEFGEGTSRLRLYTADISLNAPFKLGEQKLRYSGLIRAQWNRTPLTPQDRFAIGGRYTVRGFDGETNLMGERGWLLRNDIGWAMGQSGAELYAGMDYGHVGGRSTIDTLGRNLAGAVVGVRGQWSKLSYDFFVGAPISKPQGYRTAKGTLGLNLSATF
- a CDS encoding pentapeptide repeat-containing protein; the protein is MNVTTASVISDQTWSRADLLACLQDREAPLHFERCDFDEADLSRLDLRGAQFTLCQFAEASFERALLSETRWTGCRARQADFGLADLTNARFQDCDLNNTQWTRAKLASALFTGVKLTGAHFAEVSALGIVFKDSLLVDAHLRSLSFRKQTLAQLDFSEADLSGCDFREAVFEGGSLRNAHLKLARFEGADLRDADLGGLRLANAAQFKGATISHRQAASLVEELGLRVV
- a CDS encoding gamma carbonic anhydrase family protein; translation: MALYELDGVAPQLAPGAWVADSAEVIGNVKLGENASIWFGAVLRGDNETMTIGRNSNVQDMSMLHSDPGSPLTVGENVTIGHQVMLHGCTIGDNSLIGIQAVVLNNAKIGRNSIVGAGSVVTEGKEFPDNSLIFGSPAKVMRTISDEDAARLRHGSDHYVENAVRYAKGLKKIA
- a CDS encoding MaoC family dehydratase, which gives rise to MAAPTDTGARRALYLEDLSVGDRFQSGEHALDVAQIKAFALQFDPQPFHTDEEAAKNTFFGGLAASGWHTAALTMKLLVESGVPLADGIIGSGGELQWPKPTRPGDVLHVLSEVVDITPSRSKPGRAMVTMRCQTRNQRGEVVQYFTPKLVVHSRPVSG
- a CDS encoding ESPR domain-containing protein; its protein translation is MNKSLYRVVFNRARGIRMVVQETAASDGKGTNKATDGSAATAPAKVAAAVVLFGALVALPGQAQIVGAPNVPGNLRPTVLVAPNGVPLINIQTPSAAGVSRNVFNQLNVGPNGAIFNNSRTNAQTQLGSIEQ
- a CDS encoding TetR/AcrR family transcriptional regulator, with protein sequence MNNAAAAAAAASASAALAAGSTRDQILGVARGLIETRSYLGFSFQDVANAVGIRKASLYHHFPTKEALGVAVIRQATQYFKDWDAARERKPEDALDSYFRMYRNTLKAGSGMCPAGSLAPGWDCINEELRQAVQELRHTQVLWLTGVLGALAPAGARKKGASPVAAQASYVFSVCQGALLASRMTGRVEDFDEAIAQLRSSLPG